The Papaver somniferum cultivar HN1 unplaced genomic scaffold, ASM357369v1 unplaced-scaffold_83, whole genome shotgun sequence genome has a segment encoding these proteins:
- the LOC113345774 gene encoding uncharacterized protein LOC113345774 has product MRVLFWNINGIVHDEAHCKLRELVKDFKTDIIGIAEPRVSVSSRSIRKFSIQGFNNSIIHNSTSTRIGNLWVMWSLNVADPVVLNCSNQAITIGVNGVHISFVHASSDQVTRRTLWNQLDMGDQRVPWLVIGDFNCVLRNEEKKGGAVLRTSVVNEFSDWLDDNSLFEEESLGSKFTWSNRQSGVRRIISRLDRAVINEFI; this is encoded by the coding sequence ATGAGAGTTCTCTTTTGGAACATTAATGGGATTGTGCATGATGAAGCACACTGTAAGCTGCGTGAGTTAGTTAAGGATTTCAAGACGGATATTATTGGTATTGCAGAACCAAGGGTATCAGTTTCTTCCAGATCTATTCGTAAGTTTTCTATTCAGGGTTTTAATAATTCTattattcataattctacttctactcGTATTGGGAATCTGTGGGTAATGTGGTCGTTGAATGTTGCTGATCCAGTGGTGTTGAACTGTTCAAATCAAGCTATAACTATTGGTGTTAATGGCGTTCAtatttcttttgttcatgctagttcgGATCAGGTTACTAGAAGAACTTTATGGAATCAGTTGGATATGGGTGATCAAAGGGTTCCATGGTTAGTCattggtgattttaattgtgtacTTCGGAATGAGGAGAAGAAGGGGGGTGCGGTTCTAAGGACTTCGGTAGTGAATGAATTCAGTGATTGGTTGGATGATAATAGTCTTTTTGAAGAGGAGTCTTTGGGTAGCaagtttacttggtctaataggCAGTCGGGGGTTAGAAGAATTATTAGTAGACTTGATCGTGCGGTGATTAATGAGTTTATTTAA